One window of the Maylandia zebra isolate NMK-2024a linkage group LG19, Mzebra_GT3a, whole genome shotgun sequence genome contains the following:
- the cln8 gene encoding protein CLN8: MASEQHTGRLSQPSAEYFLWDYRLQLIGLGFCFYTVVFLFCHLLSVSLCQTYKSLLAKEKVFWNLAATRAVFGIQSTVAGLRALTEDSSITRDKVRGQEDWSWFNVLTATGFFAFENVALHASSVVFWSFDLPLATHHFFALSGYVGAVVWDSLGHFLPMVTLLLEMSTPFTCISWMLLKAGWACTLFWKANQWVMIHMFHCRMVLTYYMWWVTLTHRVELWTHAPLPPLILFFTGLTLLTLILNPIWTHKKTMQLLNPVDWNFGNKAIPLNGTTDGQPEASGKPHAS, translated from the exons ATGGCCTCCGAGCAGCACACCGGCCGCCTCTCCCAGCCCAGTGCAGAGTACTTCTTATGGGACTATCGCCTCCAGCTCATCGGCCTTGGCTTCTGCTTCTATACTGTAGTGTTCCTCTTCTGTCACctcctgtctgtgtctctgtgccaGACCTACAAGTCCCTGCTGGCCAAAGAAAAGGTTTTTTGGAACCTTGCTGCCACCCGGGCAGTGTTTGGGATCCAGAGTACAGTAGCCGGTCTCCGGGCCCTCACTGAAGACTCCTCAATCACCAGAGACAAAGTGAGGGGCCAGGAAGACTGGTCATGGTTTAACGTGCTCACAGCCACGGGCTTTTTTGCATTTGAGAATGTTGCACTTCACGCCTCCAGTGTGGTATTTTGGTCATTCGACCTCCCACTGGCCACGCACCATTTCTTCGCCCTGTCGGGATACGTGGGGGCGGTGGTGTGGGATTCCCTGGGCCACTTCCTGCCCATGGTCACCCTCCTGCTGGAGATGAGCACGCCATTCACCTGTATATCCTGGATGCTGCTGAAG GCTGGCTGGGCATGCACTCTGTTCTGGAAAGCCAACCAGTGGGTGATGATTCACATGTTTCACTGTCGAATGGTACTCACTTACTACATGTGGTGGGTAACCTTGACCCACCGGGTGGAGCTGTGGACCCATGCGCCCCTGCCCCCGCTAATACTCTTCTTCACCGGCCTCACTCTGCTCACACTTATCCTCAACCCCATATGGACCCACAAGAAGACAATGCAGCTTCTTAATCCTGTGGACTGGAACTTTGGCAACAAGGCGATCCCACTGAACGGCACCACCGACGGTCAGCCTGAGGCTTCTGGAAAACCTCATGCCAGTTAA